From Scylla paramamosain isolate STU-SP2022 unplaced genomic scaffold, ASM3559412v1 Contig3, whole genome shotgun sequence, a single genomic window includes:
- the LOC135096331 gene encoding gastrula zinc finger protein XlCGF57.1-like isoform X2, with product MEDVTPGSSSSSSSSSRNSWEQQATPGVRTYTCDHCGKVCSTKAAIARHVLSHAGKTRLRGRSGPTEHTATHTGGRNHKCDHCGKTFARKSHLASHILTHTGERKFQCLECGKRFTLKGNLHTHILTHTGERKFQCLECGKRFIHKDDLNKHILTHTGERKFQCLECGKRFTHKGNLNKHILTHTGERKFQCLECGKRFIHKGHLNQHILTHTGERKFQCLECGKRFTQKGSLDTHILTHTGERKFQCLECGKRFTQKGDLNKHILTHTGERKFQCLECGKRFTRKYSLDTHILTHTGERKFQCLECGKRFTWKRSLDAHILTHTGERKFQCLECGKRFTHKCNLNTHILTHTGERKFQCLECGKRFTQKGSLDTHILTHTGERKFQCLECGKRFTQKGNLDTHILTHTGERKFQCLECGKRFTWKRSLDRHILTHTGSSRVPRRYKQPR from the coding sequence ATGGAGGATGTGAcgccaggcagcagcagcagcagcagcagcagcagcaggaacagctgGGAGCAGCAGGCGACCCCAGGCGTGAGGACCTACACTTGTGACCACTGCGGCAAAGTGTGCTCCACCAAGGCTGCCATTGCCAGACACGTCCTCTCCCATGCCGGCAAGACAAGGctgagaggcaggagtggccCCACTGAACACACTGCCACCCACACTGGCGGCAGGAACCACAAGTGTGACCACTGCGGGAAGACATTTGCCCGGAAGAGTCATCTTGcatcacacatcctcacccacactggggagagaaagttccagtgcctggagtgtgggaaaagatttaccctaAAAGGtaatcttcacacacacatcctcacccacactggggagagaaagttccagtgcctggagtgtgggaaaagatttattcATAAAGATGATCTTAacaaacacatcctcacccacactggggagagaaagttccagtgcctggagtgtgggaaaagatttacccataAAGGTAATCTTAacaaacacatcctcacccacactggggagagaaagttccagtgcctggagtgtgggaaaagatttattcATAAAGGTCATCTTAAtcaacacatcctcacccacactggggagagaaagttccagtgcctggagtgtgggaaaagatttacccagaagggttcccttgacacacacatcctcacccacactggggagagaaagttccagtgcctggagtgtgggaaaagatttacccagaaaggtgatcttaacaaacacatcctcacccacactggggagagaaagttccagtgcctggagtgtgggaaaagatttacccggaagtattcccttgacacacacatcctcacccacactggggagagaaagttccagtgcctggagtgtgggaaaagatttacctgGAAGCGTTCTCTTGAcgcacacatcctcacccacactggggagagaaagttccagtgcctggagtgtgggaaaagatttacccataAATgtaatcttaacacacacatcctcacccacactggggagagaaagttccagtgcctggagtgtgggaaaagatttacccagaagggttcccttgacacacacatcctcacccacactggggagagaaagttccagtgcctggagtgtgggaaaagatttacccagaaaggtaatcttgacacacacatcctcacccacactggggagagaaagttccagtgcctggagtgtgggaaaagatttacctgGAAGCGTTCtcttgacagacacatcctcacccacactgggtcCTCCCGAGTGCCCAGGAGGTACAAACAGCCGCGGTGA